CCGGCGGCGGTACCTTCCCGAGCTCAACTCGCCGCAGGGCGGGGCGCGGGCGCAAGCAGAGCGAATCGCAATGAATACGCCGCTGCAGGGGACGGCCGCCGACCTGATAAAATTGGCTATGATTCGGCTCGACGGGGCGATTAAAGAGCAAAAATGGAAGGCACGGATGCTGCTCCAGGTGCATGACGAGTTGCTCCTTGAGATGCCGCGCGCCGAATTGGAGCCCGTTTCGGAGACCGCCCGCCGCGAGATGGAAGGAGTGGCGGAATTGCGGATTCCGCTCAAGGTTGAACTCAAGTGGGGTCCCAACTGGGCCGAGTTGGAATCCCGTCGAGGATAATCGGCCTGAATTTTGCCCGATCCACCTGCGTCTAACCTTTGAACCAGCCAAATCGCCAGGAGCGGGACGAAGCCGAGCTCATCGAGCGGGCTAAAAAGGGCGATACCAAGGCGTTTGGCACCCTGGTCGAGCGTTATCAGCGGCGGGTTGTGGGGGTTGCGATGGCAGTGGTTCACAACCAGGAAGATGCCCTCGAACTGGCGCAGGAGACTTTTGTACGTGCCTTCCAGAACGTCAGCAAATTCGAGTCGCGCTCGAGCTTCTCGACGTGGCTTTACCGCATCGCAGCAAACATCGCGATCGATTTCCGGCGCGGCGAACGGCGCCATCCGACGATGCGCGGCGAAGAGGCCGAAACCGAGATTCAGCGGCTGCCGAGCGCGGCGGGCGATTCATTCAAGGAAGCGCAACGCAGCGAGATGGGCCGGCGCATCCAAGAGGCGCTGGGCCAGTTGACGCAGGAACATCGGGCCGCGATACTTCTGCGGGAGGTCGAAGGCCTGTCATACGACGAAATAAGCGATGTGTTGCAGTGCCCACGAGGAACCGTGATGAGCCGGTTGCATTACGCCCGCAGCCGCCTGCGCGAAATCCTTAAGGACTTGGCCGAAGATTAACGCAGGACAGGAAGCTAAATACCCTCATCATCATGGCTCAATGCGACGACATCGCCTCGCTCCTTGGGGCCTTCGAGGACGGCGAACTTGCTCCGCAGGAGATGCACGAGGTCGCCCTTCATCTCGCAAGCTGCAAAAATTGCGATCTCACGCTCGCTGCCTACGCCAACCTGGGCGGGCTGCTCCGCGACGCCGCGCCGGCGCCCTCGCTTGACGGCTTCGCGACGGCAGTGCAGGCGCGTATCGAGCGACTGCGCCCGCCGCTTCGCGTCCGCCTCGGCCGATGGTTCGAGGATCTGCGCGAGCGTTATGGCAACGCCGCCGCAATGGCGTTCGCGATGGGGGCCGCAGCCGTGCTGACGGTCGTCCTCACTACACCGCTTGCGCGCAATATGCTCGGCGCGCGCGAGCGCGCGATACAAGTGGCCGCCCGCGACGCCAAGGCGCTCAAGGATGACACCGGCAAGTCGCTTGCGGAGATGGCCGCAGTGGCGAGCCGCGAACCGAGCGCGATCATCTCAAAGCTCGAGACCTCCAACCCCGACGTTGCCGTATGGAGCGAGCCAAGCCAGGACACCACCGTCATCTGGCTGCCCGATCAACAACCCTGACTATGCATCGTTTGACGATTCCTTCCATGACAGCGCTGCTGGTAGTGCTGTTCGCGATGGCTGCGCAGGCGCAGCCAACTCCGGGAACATCGCCGCAGGCGCCTAAGGCGCCGAACGATCGTGCTGGTGCTGCGACGCGTGGTCCCCAGGGCGAGGCCGCGACGCCTCATCGGGTGATCATGCTCCACGTGGACGAGGTCCTCGCGGCGGATACCGGCGAGGGAATCGACGTGCGGCTGCTGCCGATGGGCGGGCGGCTGGAGTCGCTCTTCCGCTACACGACTTACCGCTTAATCAGCCATCAGGTCAGCCGCACCGAATGCGGAAGGACGGCGGCGTTCACGCTGCCGGGCGGATGGATCGTCAACGTCGAGCCGAGCGCCGTGAGCGACAACATGATCGCGATGGAGCTGATGCTGTTCAATGGCACGCATCCGATGATGACGACCGACATCCGGATGCGCAATCACGGCATGTTCATCATCGGCGGCCCGCATTATCGCCAGGGGATGCTGATAATTCCGATTGGCGCGGACGCGCTGGAACTGGCGGCGCCCTCCGGGCCAGTGCCGGTCACTCCTGAGGGGACGATGCCCGAGATGGGCGCGCCGAATCCGGCTGCACCTGAGGGTCCCGACGACTCGGCTCCTGAAATGGCGCCGCTCGACGCGGTCGCTCCCAACGCCGCCCCGCCCAGCGCTCCGAATCAGTAGCGAACTCTGACAGCGTCGCGACGCGATGCGATGGCGCGCCGCCGTTAGCGCGGCGCCATCCGGAGCGCGCCGTCGAGCCGGATCGTCTCGCCGTTGAGCATCGTGTTCTCGACGATATGGCGCGCGAGCGCCGCGTATTCGCTCGGCCGCCCCAGGCGCGACGGAAAGGGAATCGACGCTTCGAGCGCCTTGCGCGCCGGCTCCGGCAAGAGGCCCAGCATCGGCGTTTCAAAAATCCCCGGTGCGATCGTGCAGACGCGGATGCCCAGTGAGGCCAGGTCGCGCGCGACCGGCAGCGTCAGACTCACCACGCCGCCCTTGGACGCCGAGTAGGCCGCCTGCCCAATCTGTCCGTCGTAGGCCGCGACCGAAGCGGTGTTGATGATCACGCCGCGCTCGCCCTCGCTGTTGGGCTGGTTCTTCGCCATCCGCGCCGCCGCGATCCGGATCATGTTGAACGTTCCGACCAGGTTTATCTGGATCACCTTGTTGAAGAGATCGAGCGAATGCGGACCGTCCTTCGAGAGCGTGCGCGACGCGCGCCCGATGCCGGCGCAGTTGACCGCGATATGAAGCGTGCCGAAGTGCTCGGCCGCCTTCGCGGCCGCCGCTTCGACCTCGGGGCCCGAGGTTACGTCCGCGGCGACGAACAGCGCCTTTGCACCGAGGTTCTCGGCGAGCTTCGCGCCCGGCGATGAGGGCAGATCGAGAATCGCAACCTTGGCGCCGCGCTCGGCGAATTCGTTCGCGGTCGCCG
The nucleotide sequence above comes from Candidatus Binataceae bacterium. Encoded proteins:
- a CDS encoding 3-hydroxyacyl-CoA dehydrogenase, which translates into the protein MNLKDAVAVITGGGSGLGAATANEFAERGAKVAILDLPSSPGAKLAENLGAKALFVAADVTSGPEVEAAAAKAAEHFGTLHIAVNCAGIGRASRTLSKDGPHSLDLFNKVIQINLVGTFNMIRIAAARMAKNQPNSEGERGVIINTASVAAYDGQIGQAAYSASKGGVVSLTLPVARDLASLGIRVCTIAPGIFETPMLGLLPEPARKALEASIPFPSRLGRPSEYAALARHIVENTMLNGETIRLDGALRMAPR
- a CDS encoding zf-HC2 domain-containing protein, producing the protein MAQCDDIASLLGAFEDGELAPQEMHEVALHLASCKNCDLTLAAYANLGGLLRDAAPAPSLDGFATAVQARIERLRPPLRVRLGRWFEDLRERYGNAAAMAFAMGAAAVLTVVLTTPLARNMLGARERAIQVAARDAKALKDDTGKSLAEMAAVASREPSAIISKLETSNPDVAVWSEPSQDTTVIWLPDQQP
- a CDS encoding sigma-70 family RNA polymerase sigma factor → MNQPNRQERDEAELIERAKKGDTKAFGTLVERYQRRVVGVAMAVVHNQEDALELAQETFVRAFQNVSKFESRSSFSTWLYRIAANIAIDFRRGERRHPTMRGEEAETEIQRLPSAAGDSFKEAQRSEMGRRIQEALGQLTQEHRAAILLREVEGLSYDEISDVLQCPRGTVMSRLHYARSRLREILKDLAED